The Phycisphaeraceae bacterium genome contains the following window.
GACGCCGGGGATGGCGCGGGGCGCAGCGGCGGCGATGGTGCAATCGACGACATCATCGACGTAGATCTGATCGCGAGACTGCGAGCCATCGCGGAAGAGTCTTGGCGAGCCTCCGCGCAGGACTTGAATCGCGAGTTGGTGAACCATGCTGGCCATGCGACCCTTGCGATGTTCGCCGGGGCCGAAGACGTTGAAGTAGCGCAGACCGACGACATGCGGCTGCGAGCCGGACTCCTCGGCGACATCGGCGGCGATGCGTGCGTGCTCGAGTTCCATGAGCCATTTGCTGAAGCCGTAGACGTTGTTGGGTGAGCCGGCCAATGAGAGTGGGAAGGGTTTGTGGTTGTGTCGGGGCGAGCCGTAGGTCGCAGCGGAGGAGGCGTAGACGAGGGGAATGCGTGCGGCAGCGCAGGCCTGAATCATGTCGCCGAAGGACTCGGTGTTGTCGTGGATCATCTTCTTCTCGTCGGCGACTGTGGTGTCGGTAATGGCGGCGAGGTGGAAGACGGCGTTTGGCGCGAGGCCCTCGATCGCGGGCTGGAGGTTGAGGTCGGCAACGGCTTCTGCGAAGACTTCACCGGTGAACGGAGCAATGCCCTTGCGCTGGCATGCTTCGACGATGTTCGCGAACGAGCCGGAACGGAAGTCGTCGATGACCATGATGTGGGCGCCGGGCTCGCGGCGTAGGAGTTCGGCGACAAGATTTGAGCCTATGAAACCCGCGCCTCCGGTCACAATGTAGGTCGAAGTGCTCATGAAGCGTGATGGTAGGGTTGATCAGTCCGCAGCGGTCGGCTTGGGTGGAATGATCAGGGTCTGCCCAACTCGAAGATCATTCTTGTTGCGGAGGCGGTCGCGATTGGCAGCGAATATGAAGTCGATGAACTGTGGACTTGCGCTGCCATAGAACTGCTTTGCGATGCCCGAGAGGGTGTCGCCGGAACGAACGACGTATTCGATATTCTTTGGTGCTGCGGGTGTCTGCGTCGTGCGGTTGTCGGGGCGGCCCTGCGGATTTTCTGGATCGAGTGGGATCTTGATCTGGTCGCCAGGGATGAGGCGCGAGATGTCCTTGATCGGGTTGGCGCGCGCGATGGCGCGCCAGTGTTGAGTAGAGCCGAGTTCGCGAGCGGCGATGCGTTCGGCTGTGTCGTCTTTCTGCACGGTGTACCAGCGAAACGGGGGCTGACCGAAGTCGGGATCCTGTGGCGGGGTTTGGGGCTTGGGAGGTTCGGGGTTGACAGGCTCAGGCCGATCGGGCGAAGGTTGGATCGGAGTGAGCGAAGGGGTATCTGGGGAAACTTGTACACCTGTGTTCGTCAGAGGCTCGGGGAAGGTGACTCTGAGGTCGCGTTCTGAGCGGGGTTGCCAGATCCAGTACGTCACAATCCAGACGACGACGAGCAGCGTCAGTGCGAGAATGGTTCTGTTGCCTCGATGTTCCATGGCTCGCTCCCGTGGATGGTCGAGCGCTCAGTCAGCGGACTCGAACGGGGGGTCAGGTGCTGGGGTTGGACGGGCCTCCAGTTTTCTTCGACCAGACGAGCGGTGCAGCAACAGCGACGGTTGAATATGTTCCGACGATGATGCCGGTAAGCAGAGCGTATGAGAAGGCCCGCACGCCATCGCCCCCCCAGATGTACAGGATGATGACTGCCAGGAGGGTTGTGCCTGATGTGATTGCGGTTCGGCTCATGGTCTGATTGATGGAAAGATTGATGACGCTAGCCGACGCATAGGGGAGTTTTCCGCGGTTTTCGCGGATGCGGTCCATGATGATGATGGTGTCATTGAGCGAGTAGCCGATGATCGTGAGGATGGCGGCGACAAGAGTGAGGTCGATCTTGAACGGCGCGACACCAATGGACTGAGCGATGCTCGCAGTAGCGGGGTGGTCGTAGGCGATCTCGGC
Protein-coding sequences here:
- the rfaD gene encoding ADP-glyceromanno-heptose 6-epimerase, giving the protein MSTSTYIVTGGAGFIGSNLVAELLRREPGAHIMVIDDFRSGSFANIVEACQRKGIAPFTGEVFAEAVADLNLQPAIEGLAPNAVFHLAAITDTTVADEKKMIHDNTESFGDMIQACAAARIPLVYASSAATYGSPRHNHKPFPLSLAGSPNNVYGFSKWLMELEHARIAADVAEESGSQPHVVGLRYFNVFGPGEHRKGRMASMVHQLAIQVLRGGSPRLFRDGSQSRDQIYVDDVVDCTIAAAAPRAIPGVYNLGSGRATSFNDIAGAILATLAASRTIEYFDMPTHIRQFYQDFTCADLTETSRGLQWTPAHEPLAAMRSYVQYLAEHQHTWNDGAAS
- a CDS encoding LysM peptidoglycan-binding domain-containing protein, whose amino-acid sequence is MEHRGNRTILALTLLVVVWIVTYWIWQPRSERDLRVTFPEPLTNTGVQVSPDTPSLTPIQPSPDRPEPVNPEPPKPQTPPQDPDFGQPPFRWYTVQKDDTAERIAARELGSTQHWRAIARANPIKDISRLIPGDQIKIPLDPENPQGRPDNRTTQTPAAPKNIEYVVRSGDTLSGIAKQFYGSASPQFIDFIFAANRDRLRNKNDLRVGQTLIIPPKPTAAD